Proteins encoded together in one Streptomyces umbrinus window:
- a CDS encoding type I polyketide synthase: MHDDELIRPVPELLKGHATRAGDGVAFSDSARGVTYAELERRTGKLAGHLAGAGLRRGDRVAVLLGNCVELVESCLAVTRASGIGVLLNPRSSDAELAHLLADSGASVIVTDPVHLGQLARLGAEFGRLRVLITGAGPVPADAPDGTVLLDTAIADEGAEPARDDLGLDEPAWLLYTSGTTHRPKGVVSTQRTALWSAQACYAPIFGLSPGERLLWPLPLFHSFGHSLAVLGVVATGASAHITGELLPPGGLLRVLDEAHERPEGPFTLMAGVPATYHRLVSAAGESAGPARTGLRHCVVAGAPSPPSLARAVEEMLGAPLLDAYGSTETCGMIAVNRPDGPRIDGSCGPPAPGMDVRLVDPRSGRDVEDGDEGEVWVRGPGLMTGYHNQPEATAAALKDDWYRTGDLARRVEHGHLALTGRVSELIITGGENIHPTEIEQALLSCPGVADAVVVGGPHDVLGEVPVAFVVPGPGGLDPQRVLRTCRTLLSDHKVPAEIHEIAAVPRTASGKIARRAVVPGLARPAPDLRFAPAAPAAPAAPAAPGAPGPEVPEVPDKPGLLSAAALRERLAPLSPEERERVLRETVLSVTAEVRGEQPYERRDAERPFVELGLTSLGAVTLIERLGAATGLRLPTTLVYDSPTPAEVARHLRTALFAPGTAGAESPAAGPGEDDDPVVVVAMGCRYPGDVESPEDLWRLVSEGRDAVSEFPADRGWDLAALYDPDPDRLGTSYARSGGFLHRAAEFDAGLFGISPREALAMDPQQRLLLETSWEVWERAGIDPASLRDSDTGVFVGVMYADYADRFGTEPHELEAHLGLGSAGSVASGRIAYTYGLRGPAITLDTACSASLVSLHWAARALRSGECSMALAGGVTVMATPRSFTMFSRQRGLSPDGRCKSFSSSADGTGWGEGVGLVLLERLSDARRNGHPVLAVLRGSAVNSDGASNGLTAPNGQAQRQLIARALADAGLQGSDVDAVEGHGTGTKLGDPIEAGALLATYGQDRAPEQSPLWLGSVKSNLGHTQAAAGVAGVIKMVQAMRHGELPATLHAETPSPHVDWASGRVELLTAARPWPSSPDRPRRAGVSAFGIGGTNAHVILEEAPGVERAGRVETAGRAEKADMADAATTALPRVPWLLSGADEPALRGQARRLAAELAARPAALTPADSADIALSLAVSRSALTYRAAVPPGERELAGLRALAEGELAPGTVQGVADPGIRTAFLFTGQGAQRVGMGRELSETFPAFATAFDEVCEALDGRLERPLRTVVFAEDGSPEASRLDRTDFTQAALFAFEVALFRLLESWGVRPDFLVGHSVGELAAAHVAGVLDLSDAAALVAARGRLMQALPEGGAMVALNAAEDEVLPVLTGLGLTDRVAIASVNGPRSVVISGVRDAVLTVADTFAGRGHRTVRLRVSHAFHSPLVEPMLDEFRRVAGELTYRQPRIPVVSTVSGRPVDVEAGELCSAEYWVRHARLPVRFGDAVRWLGEHEDVGAFLEVGPGPVLSVAAEDVLSRPGIGGSAEFAAAVGRLTGESGMRESESLLSAVARLHVRGAGVDWAAVFVGSGARRVDLPTYSFQRRRYWLEAPRAGAGAGAGVEARADAHGHPLLGPAFTVPDTDRTVLSGRLSTVAQPWLGDHVVAGRVLVPATAFVEMAVRAGDEVDCARLDELVVVAPLVLSGGAGVQVQVVVGPGDDSGRRSVDIYSRPDEPGEPDGADEGWTRHVTGSLSGAPSATTDPSESDLKVWPPEGAVEVQLADAYEALADGDLGYGPAFQGVRAVWRRGAELFAEVRLPEEQTPDAARFGIHPALLDAAVHSMLLAGFDSEAGLGSERDSGSVRLPFAWSGVQLYADGASEVRVRLTPTGPGAVTVTLADTAGRPVAGVESLVTRELPGGQLDSADDVVRRALLRPDWTPVVAVAAVANSPADSGGRAWTVLGPDELGLGAYPPPTGDTDTPPAGKPSAPDVVVLTALTPAATPDPVSATHQLTGRILEALRTWQANPQTAGSQLLVVTRDATAPVPDLAGAAVWGLVRTAQSEMPGRVVLVDVDGRPESLRMLSEAVATGEPQLSIRAGQLTAPRLVAASAGPLRAASAAGPPETGAFGPHGTVLITGGTGALGAELARHLVTDHGVRHLLLTGRRGPQAPGATELRAELEELGAEVRVDACDAADLSAVAEVIGLCEPPLSAVVHAAGVLDDGVLDSLTPERMAAVLRPKADAAWHLHELTRDLDLSAFVMFSSASGLLGRPGQGNYAAANSFLDALAHHRVSLGLPAVSLAWGLWEHDGGMAAGLREATGRELVRALSREQGMALFDAALSTDEPVLAPVLLHRAALRSADGLVPPLLRGLVRTGTGRPSAAPGTGTGTGTGAQVAVGPGAWRERLAGLPDGEREGALAELVRDTVAVVLGYPDGDALPAGKPLADLGFDSLMAVQLRNALTTATGLWLPATVVFDHPTTDALARHLLGLINGETPEAQAQMQAQAQAQERRQDPDPGQKPWPDQSPNHGPNRGPFHGPDHSLDPKAQPGPTPTRTDPVTRPPQTLAALYRTLCAKGEVTAGMHMLFSASRALPTFEASESREHALPPVRRAEGPARPVLVFLAGHHPPFAVPGGEFADFHRCFDGERDVLELPHPGLGAGAAVPADREALARTHAETVLRHVGDRPFVLVGASTGGATAHAVTRELERLGTPPAGQVLLDTYLIDEENSRKDWLLALPAAVAPRLYEDTGVAAMGAYTRIFMDWDPEPVETPTLLVRATRPTPEMAAGPDADGWRTSWPLPHESADVPGDHLTLLREDARTTASAVRTWIGTLGEAEGGLLE; the protein is encoded by the coding sequence GTGCACGACGACGAACTGATCCGGCCGGTGCCGGAGTTGCTGAAGGGGCATGCCACAAGGGCGGGCGACGGGGTCGCTTTCTCAGACTCCGCGCGTGGTGTGACGTACGCGGAACTGGAGCGGCGCACAGGGAAGTTGGCCGGTCACCTGGCGGGGGCGGGGCTCCGCCGGGGTGACCGGGTCGCGGTTCTGCTGGGCAACTGCGTCGAGCTGGTGGAGAGTTGCCTCGCCGTGACGCGGGCGAGCGGGATCGGTGTCCTGCTGAACCCCCGCTCCTCCGACGCGGAGCTCGCGCACCTGCTGGCGGACAGCGGCGCGTCTGTGATCGTCACGGATCCGGTGCACCTCGGCCAACTGGCAAGGCTGGGCGCGGAGTTCGGCCGCCTTCGAGTGCTGATCACCGGGGCGGGTCCGGTGCCCGCGGACGCCCCCGACGGGACCGTACTCCTCGACACGGCGATTGCGGACGAGGGCGCCGAACCGGCGCGCGACGATCTCGGACTCGACGAGCCGGCCTGGCTGCTCTACACCTCCGGAACGACCCACCGGCCCAAGGGAGTTGTTTCCACCCAGCGCACGGCGCTCTGGTCGGCGCAGGCCTGCTACGCGCCGATCTTCGGGCTCTCGCCCGGGGAGCGGCTGCTGTGGCCGCTCCCGCTGTTCCACAGCTTCGGGCACTCGCTCGCCGTACTGGGCGTCGTCGCCACCGGAGCGAGCGCGCACATCACCGGGGAACTCCTGCCGCCCGGTGGGCTGTTGCGCGTACTCGACGAGGCGCACGAGCGGCCCGAAGGACCGTTCACGCTGATGGCCGGTGTCCCCGCGACCTACCACCGGCTGGTGTCCGCGGCCGGGGAGAGCGCCGGACCCGCGCGCACCGGGCTGCGGCACTGCGTCGTCGCGGGCGCGCCGAGTCCGCCGTCGCTCGCCCGGGCTGTGGAGGAGATGCTCGGGGCACCCCTGCTGGACGCGTACGGCAGCACCGAGACGTGCGGGATGATCGCCGTGAACCGGCCCGACGGGCCAAGGATCGACGGCTCGTGCGGGCCTCCGGCGCCCGGCATGGATGTACGGCTCGTAGATCCCCGCTCCGGGCGCGATGTCGAGGACGGCGACGAGGGCGAGGTGTGGGTGCGCGGCCCCGGCCTCATGACCGGCTACCACAACCAGCCCGAGGCGACCGCCGCCGCGCTCAAGGACGACTGGTACCGCACCGGGGACCTGGCCCGCCGGGTCGAGCACGGCCATCTCGCCCTCACCGGCCGGGTCAGCGAACTGATCATCACGGGTGGCGAGAACATCCACCCCACCGAGATCGAACAGGCTCTGCTCAGCTGCCCGGGAGTGGCCGACGCCGTCGTCGTGGGCGGCCCGCACGACGTTCTCGGCGAGGTCCCGGTCGCCTTCGTCGTGCCCGGTCCCGGTGGGCTCGATCCGCAGCGCGTGCTGAGGACGTGCCGGACCCTGCTGTCCGACCACAAGGTGCCTGCGGAGATCCACGAGATCGCCGCCGTGCCGCGTACGGCGTCCGGCAAGATCGCCCGCCGCGCGGTCGTGCCGGGGCTGGCGCGGCCCGCACCCGATCTCCGTTTCGCACCTGCAGCACCTGCAGCACCTGCAGCACCTGCAGCACCTGGAGCACCCGGACCGGAAGTGCCTGAAGTACCGGACAAGCCGGGCCTGTTGAGCGCGGCGGCGCTGCGCGAGCGGCTGGCCCCCCTCTCCCCGGAGGAACGCGAGCGCGTGCTGCGCGAGACCGTGCTCTCCGTGACGGCGGAGGTCCGCGGCGAGCAGCCGTACGAACGGCGGGACGCGGAGCGCCCCTTCGTCGAACTGGGGCTCACTTCCCTGGGCGCCGTCACGCTGATCGAGCGGCTGGGCGCGGCGACCGGGCTGCGGCTGCCGACCACGCTCGTCTACGACTCCCCGACCCCCGCCGAGGTGGCGCGCCACCTGCGGACCGCCCTCTTCGCCCCGGGGACAGCTGGTGCCGAGAGCCCCGCAGCCGGCCCGGGCGAGGACGACGACCCGGTGGTCGTCGTCGCCATGGGCTGCCGCTACCCCGGTGACGTCGAGTCGCCGGAGGACCTGTGGCGGCTGGTCTCCGAAGGCAGGGACGCCGTCTCGGAGTTCCCCGCCGACCGCGGCTGGGACCTGGCCGCCCTGTACGACCCCGATCCGGACCGCCTCGGGACGTCGTACGCGCGCAGCGGCGGATTCCTGCACCGGGCCGCCGAGTTCGACGCGGGTCTGTTCGGGATCTCGCCGCGCGAGGCGCTGGCCATGGACCCGCAGCAGCGACTGCTCCTCGAGACCTCGTGGGAGGTCTGGGAACGCGCCGGGATCGACCCGGCGTCCCTGCGCGACAGTGACACGGGCGTGTTCGTCGGTGTGATGTACGCCGACTACGCCGACCGATTCGGCACCGAGCCCCACGAGTTGGAGGCGCATCTCGGTCTGGGGTCGGCCGGCAGTGTCGCCTCCGGGCGGATCGCCTACACGTACGGGCTGCGCGGCCCGGCGATCACCCTCGACACCGCGTGCTCGGCCTCGTTGGTGTCGCTGCACTGGGCGGCGCGTGCGTTGCGCTCCGGCGAGTGCTCGATGGCCCTGGCGGGCGGTGTCACGGTGATGGCGACACCGAGGTCGTTCACCATGTTCAGCAGGCAGCGCGGGCTGTCGCCCGACGGCCGCTGCAAGTCGTTCTCGTCGTCGGCGGACGGTACCGGCTGGGGCGAGGGCGTCGGGCTCGTCCTGCTGGAGCGGCTGTCCGACGCGCGGCGCAACGGACATCCGGTGCTGGCCGTGCTGCGGGGTTCCGCCGTCAACTCCGACGGGGCCTCCAACGGGCTCACCGCGCCCAACGGCCAGGCTCAGCGGCAGCTCATCGCCCGCGCACTTGCCGACGCCGGGCTCCAGGGGAGTGATGTCGACGCGGTGGAGGGGCACGGCACCGGCACGAAGCTCGGCGATCCGATCGAGGCGGGCGCGCTGCTGGCCACGTACGGACAGGACCGTGCCCCGGAGCAGTCGCCGCTCTGGCTGGGCTCGGTCAAGTCCAACCTCGGGCACACCCAGGCGGCCGCCGGGGTCGCCGGAGTCATCAAGATGGTGCAGGCCATGCGGCACGGGGAGCTGCCCGCGACCCTGCACGCCGAGACGCCGTCCCCGCACGTCGACTGGGCCTCGGGCCGGGTGGAACTGCTGACCGCGGCCCGGCCCTGGCCGTCGTCGCCCGACCGGCCGCGCCGGGCGGGTGTGTCGGCGTTCGGGATCGGCGGGACCAACGCCCACGTGATCCTCGAAGAGGCGCCCGGGGTCGAAAGGGCCGGGCGTGTTGAGACGGCCGGGCGTGCTGAGAAGGCCGACATGGCTGATGCGGCGACGACGGCGCTGCCCCGGGTGCCCTGGCTGTTGTCAGGAGCCGATGAGCCCGCCCTGCGCGGCCAAGCACGGCGGCTGGCTGCCGAGTTGGCCGCCAGGCCCGCCGCGCTGACCCCCGCCGACTCGGCCGACATCGCCCTCTCGCTCGCCGTGTCGAGATCGGCGCTCACGTATCGCGCCGCCGTACCCCCGGGGGAGCGGGAGTTGGCGGGACTCCGAGCCCTTGCGGAGGGCGAGCTCGCCCCCGGAACCGTCCAGGGTGTCGCCGACCCCGGCATCCGTACGGCGTTCCTGTTCACCGGGCAGGGCGCCCAACGCGTCGGCATGGGGCGGGAGTTGTCCGAGACCTTCCCCGCGTTCGCGACCGCCTTCGACGAGGTGTGCGAGGCACTCGACGGACGGCTCGAACGCCCGCTGCGCACGGTGGTGTTCGCGGAGGACGGTTCACCGGAAGCCTCGCGCCTCGACCGTACGGACTTCACCCAGGCAGCTCTGTTCGCCTTCGAGGTGGCGCTGTTCCGGCTGCTGGAATCCTGGGGCGTACGGCCCGACTTCCTGGTCGGGCATTCGGTCGGGGAACTGGCCGCGGCGCATGTCGCCGGCGTGCTGGACCTGTCCGACGCCGCCGCCCTCGTCGCGGCCCGCGGCCGCCTGATGCAGGCGCTGCCGGAGGGCGGGGCGATGGTCGCGCTGAACGCGGCCGAAGACGAGGTCCTCCCCGTACTGACCGGCCTCGGGCTCACGGACCGGGTCGCGATCGCCTCCGTGAACGGGCCGCGCTCTGTGGTGATCTCTGGCGTACGCGACGCCGTGCTCACCGTCGCCGACACCTTCGCGGGGCGTGGGCACAGGACCGTACGGCTGCGGGTGAGTCATGCCTTCCACTCGCCGCTGGTGGAGCCGATGCTCGACGAATTCCGGCGCGTGGCCGGGGAGTTGACGTACCGGCAGCCGCGGATTCCGGTGGTGTCCACCGTGTCTGGGCGCCCGGTCGACGTCGAGGCCGGAGAGCTCTGCTCGGCGGAGTACTGGGTACGTCATGCCCGTCTGCCGGTGCGGTTCGGGGACGCCGTGCGGTGGCTGGGCGAGCACGAGGACGTCGGGGCCTTTCTGGAGGTCGGTCCCGGACCCGTGCTGAGCGTGGCGGCCGAGGACGTGCTGTCGCGTCCCGGTATCGGCGGCAGTGCCGAATTCGCCGCGGCAGTTGGGCGGTTGACGGGTGAGTCCGGCATGCGGGAATCCGAGTCGCTGCTGTCGGCCGTGGCCCGGCTGCATGTGCGCGGTGCGGGGGTCGATTGGGCCGCGGTGTTCGTCGGTTCGGGGGCGCGGCGGGTCGATCTGCCGACGTACTCCTTCCAGCGGCGGCGCTATTGGCTGGAGGCTCCCCGTGCGGGTGCAGGTGCAGGTGCCGGTGTTGAGGCCCGGGCCGACGCGCACGGGCATCCGCTGCTCGGACCGGCGTTCACGGTGCCGGACACGGACCGGACGGTACTGTCCGGGCGGCTCTCGACGGTCGCACAGCCCTGGCTCGGAGACCATGTCGTCGCGGGGAGGGTACTCGTCCCCGCGACCGCCTTCGTGGAGATGGCCGTCCGCGCCGGTGACGAGGTCGACTGCGCCCGCCTGGACGAACTCGTGGTCGTGGCGCCGCTCGTGCTGTCCGGTGGTGCGGGGGTACAGGTCCAGGTGGTGGTCGGTCCGGGGGACGACTCCGGGCGGCGTTCCGTCGACATCTACTCGCGGCCGGACGAGCCGGGTGAGCCGGACGGGGCGGATGAGGGCTGGACTCGGCACGTCACAGGGTCGCTGAGCGGGGCGCCTTCGGCGACGACGGACCCGTCGGAGAGCGACCTGAAGGTGTGGCCTCCCGAAGGCGCAGTGGAAGTACAACTCGCCGACGCGTACGAGGCGTTGGCGGACGGTGACCTCGGCTACGGGCCCGCGTTCCAGGGCGTCCGCGCGGTGTGGCGGCGAGGAGCGGAACTCTTCGCGGAGGTCCGGCTCCCCGAGGAACAGACCCCGGACGCCGCACGCTTCGGCATACATCCGGCTCTCCTGGACGCGGCGGTGCACAGCATGCTGCTGGCCGGGTTCGACTCGGAGGCTGGGCTAGGCTCCGAGCGCGACTCAGGTTCCGTACGGCTGCCGTTCGCCTGGAGTGGTGTGCAGTTGTACGCCGATGGGGCGTCCGAGGTACGGGTGCGGCTGACGCCGACGGGGCCGGGGGCCGTCACGGTGACGCTCGCCGACACGGCGGGGCGGCCGGTTGCCGGAGTCGAGTCACTGGTCACCCGAGAACTGCCCGGCGGCCAACTGGATTCGGCGGACGACGTGGTGCGGCGGGCGTTGCTGCGCCCCGACTGGACACCGGTCGTCGCGGTTGCCGCGGTCGCCAACTCGCCTGCCGATTCCGGTGGACGGGCTTGGACAGTGCTGGGGCCGGACGAGTTGGGCCTCGGCGCGTACCCTCCGCCGACGGGTGACACGGACACTCCGCCGGCCGGGAAGCCCTCCGCGCCCGACGTCGTGGTGCTCACGGCCCTCACCCCCGCCGCGACCCCCGATCCCGTCTCCGCAACCCACCAACTGACCGGCAGGATCCTGGAAGCACTGCGGACCTGGCAGGCCAACCCGCAGACGGCGGGTTCACAGCTGCTCGTCGTGACCCGGGACGCCACCGCACCGGTCCCGGACCTGGCCGGAGCCGCCGTATGGGGCCTGGTGCGCACAGCCCAGTCGGAGATGCCGGGCCGTGTAGTCCTGGTCGACGTGGACGGACGGCCGGAGTCCTTGCGGATGCTGTCCGAGGCAGTGGCCACAGGGGAACCCCAACTGTCCATCCGTGCCGGACAGTTGACGGCACCGCGGCTGGTCGCGGCCTCCGCCGGACCGCTTCGAGCGGCCTCCGCCGCCGGGCCGCCCGAAACCGGAGCCTTCGGACCACACGGCACCGTGCTGATCACCGGCGGCACGGGCGCGCTCGGCGCGGAACTGGCCCGGCATCTGGTCACCGATCACGGCGTACGGCACCTGCTCCTGACTGGGCGACGCGGCCCGCAGGCACCGGGCGCGACTGAACTGCGCGCGGAATTGGAGGAGTTGGGCGCGGAGGTGCGGGTGGACGCGTGCGACGCGGCCGACCTTTCCGCAGTGGCCGAGGTGATCGGGCTCTGCGAGCCTCCGTTGAGTGCCGTGGTCCACGCGGCGGGGGTGCTCGACGACGGCGTACTGGACTCGCTGACGCCGGAGCGGATGGCGGCTGTGCTGCGGCCCAAGGCGGACGCGGCATGGCACCTTCATGAGCTGACCCGTGATCTGGACCTGTCGGCGTTCGTGATGTTCTCCTCGGCGTCGGGGCTGCTCGGCCGGCCCGGCCAGGGCAACTACGCGGCGGCGAACTCCTTCCTGGACGCCCTCGCCCACCACCGCGTCTCGCTGGGCCTGCCCGCGGTCTCCCTCGCGTGGGGGCTGTGGGAGCACGATGGCGGTATGGCGGCCGGGCTCCGCGAGGCGACGGGCCGGGAACTGGTCCGGGCGCTCTCCCGGGAGCAGGGCATGGCGCTGTTCGACGCGGCACTGAGCACCGACGAGCCGGTGCTCGCGCCCGTTCTGCTGCACCGGGCCGCTCTCCGGTCCGCCGACGGGCTCGTACCACCGTTGTTGCGGGGGCTGGTACGCACGGGCACGGGACGACCGTCAGCCGCCCCCGGCACCGGGACTGGGACCGGGACCGGGGCACAGGTCGCGGTGGGGCCGGGAGCATGGCGCGAGCGGTTGGCGGGGCTGCCCGACGGGGAACGGGAGGGCGCGCTGGCGGAGCTGGTGCGTGACACGGTCGCCGTGGTCCTCGGATACCCCGACGGCGACGCGCTCCCCGCCGGCAAGCCCCTCGCCGACCTCGGCTTCGACTCCCTGATGGCGGTCCAGCTCCGCAACGCGCTCACCACGGCCACGGGGCTCTGGCTGCCCGCCACGGTGGTGTTCGACCACCCCACGACGGACGCGCTCGCCCGGCATCTGCTCGGCTTGATCAACGGCGAAACGCCCGAGGCGCAGGCGCAGATGCAGGCGCAGGCGCAGGCGCAGGAACGGAGGCAGGATCCGGATCCGGGGCAGAAGCCGTGGCCGGACCAGAGCCCGAATCACGGCCCGAATCGCGGCCCGTTTCACGGTCCGGATCACAGCCTGGATCCGAAGGCGCAGCCCGGCCCCACCCCCACGCGGACCGACCCCGTGACCCGCCCGCCCCAGACCCTGGCCGCCCTCTACCGCACACTCTGCGCGAAGGGCGAGGTGACCGCGGGTATGCACATGCTGTTCTCCGCGTCCCGTGCGCTGCCGACGTTCGAGGCGTCCGAGAGCCGGGAGCATGCCCTGCCACCGGTCCGCCGGGCCGAGGGCCCCGCCCGTCCCGTGCTCGTCTTCCTCGCCGGGCACCATCCGCCCTTCGCCGTACCGGGAGGGGAGTTCGCCGACTTCCACCGCTGCTTCGACGGCGAACGGGACGTACTGGAACTCCCGCACCCGGGCCTCGGCGCGGGCGCCGCCGTGCCCGCCGACCGGGAGGCGCTGGCGCGCACCCACGCCGAGACGGTGCTGCGGCACGTCGGCGACCGGCCCTTCGTGCTCGTCGGCGCGTCCACGGGCGGTGCCACCGCCCACGCCGTGACCCGGGAGCTCGAACGGCTCGGGACGCCTCCCGCGGGCCAGGTCCTGCTCGACACGTACCTCATCGACGAAGAGAACAGCCGCAAGGACTGGCTGCTCGCCCTGCCCGCCGCCGTCGCACCCCGCCTGTACGAGGACACCGGCGTCGCCGCCATGGGGGCGTACACGCGGATCTTCATGGACTGGGACCCGGAACCGGTCGAGACGCCGACCCTGCTGGTACGGGCCACGCGGCCCACGCCGGAGATGGCGGCGGGACCGGACGCGGACGGCTGGCGGACCTCGTGGCCGCTGCCGCACGAGAGTGCGGACGTCCCGGGCGACCATCTGACCCTCCTCCGGGAAGATGCCCGTACGACGGCGTCCGCGGTCCGCACCTGGATCGGCACCCTCGGCGAGGCTGAGGGAGGCCTCCTCGAGTAG